A portion of the Micromonospora tarapacensis genome contains these proteins:
- a CDS encoding sigma-70 family RNA polymerase sigma factor: MDAATVERFEANRSRLASLAYRLLGSAAEAEDAVQDAFLRWHAADRERIEVPEAWLTKVVTNLSLDRLRSAKMRRERAVGDWLPEPLLDGDPMLGPAGTVEQRESVTLAVLLLMERLAPVERAVYVLREAFAYSHAEIAGILDITESASQQHAHRARRRIAVGRVGSELDRAAARRVVEAFVDAASSGRTERLVALLTEDATAISDGAGLAGKVLRLSAPERIAAALRGAFKSTPAKRNLVGGSPSMYAGVVNGSPALIAAFDDRVVGVVVLDVRDDKIAAVRGIAAPDRLGRVSKEWRRREHDAPLIESW, encoded by the coding sequence ATGGACGCCGCCACCGTGGAGCGTTTCGAGGCCAACCGGTCCCGGTTGGCCTCGCTCGCGTACCGGCTGCTCGGTTCGGCCGCCGAAGCCGAGGACGCGGTGCAGGACGCGTTCCTGCGCTGGCACGCCGCAGACCGGGAACGCATCGAGGTCCCCGAGGCGTGGCTGACCAAGGTGGTGACGAACCTGTCCCTCGACCGGCTCCGGTCCGCGAAGATGCGGCGCGAACGAGCGGTCGGCGACTGGTTGCCCGAACCGCTGCTCGACGGCGACCCGATGCTGGGCCCGGCCGGCACCGTCGAGCAGCGCGAATCGGTGACCCTGGCGGTGCTGCTGCTCATGGAACGCCTCGCGCCGGTCGAGCGGGCCGTCTACGTCCTGCGCGAGGCGTTCGCCTACAGCCATGCCGAGATCGCCGGGATCCTCGACATCACCGAGTCCGCGAGCCAGCAGCACGCCCACCGGGCCCGGCGCCGGATCGCCGTCGGGCGTGTCGGCAGTGAGCTCGACCGCGCCGCCGCCCGCCGGGTCGTCGAGGCATTCGTCGATGCCGCCTCCTCGGGCCGTACCGAACGGCTGGTGGCCCTGCTCACCGAGGACGCGACCGCGATCTCCGACGGCGCCGGCCTGGCCGGGAAGGTGCTGCGGTTGTCGGCTCCCGAGCGGATCGCCGCCGCCCTGCGAGGCGCCTTCAAGTCGACCCCGGCGAAGCGGAACCTGGTCGGCGGCTCCCCGTCGATGTACGCCGGCGTGGTCAACGGCTCACCCGCCCTGATCGCCGCGTTCGACGACCGGGTCGTGGGCGTCGTCGTCCTGGACGTCCGCGACGACAAGATCGCGGCCGTACGCGGCATCGCCGCCCCGGACCGGCTCGGCCGCGTCAGCAAGGAGTGGCGTCGGCGCGAGCACGACGCCCCCCTCATCGAATCGTGGTGA
- a CDS encoding NAD(P)/FAD-dependent oxidoreductase, translating to MRHRIAVLGAGYAGAAAAGYLARHLHPDDFEITVVNAGPDFTERMRLHQLAAGQELRRHGLAEMFAGTGIRLRLARVTAVDAGQRTVTVTDGGSTDRIGYDTLLYTLGSTIGDHGVPGVHEHAFHVAGRPAAVRLRQRLDELGEDGTVLVVGGNLTGIEAATEIAESRPGLRVTLATSGELGGWLGAKARRHLWRAFDRLGVAVHEHTTIERVERTGAIAADGTTFACDATVWAAGFAAYPVAAASGLAVEDDGRITVDRMMRSVSHPEVYAAGDSGYILGDNGRPLPMSCASAGFTRMQATAAIIGDLTGHRIAKSSLSYLGNCISLGAKDAIFQVVDGDARSRSWSLRGRPAAILKAFVLSGVIWGTSNPTYGLPARRRRLATVPHRSVQTAVAD from the coding sequence TTCACCGAGCGGATGCGCCTGCACCAGCTCGCCGCCGGTCAGGAGCTGCGCCGCCACGGATTGGCGGAGATGTTCGCCGGCACGGGTATCCGGCTACGCCTGGCGCGCGTCACCGCCGTCGACGCCGGGCAGCGGACCGTCACCGTGACCGACGGCGGGAGCACCGACCGGATCGGGTACGACACCCTCCTCTACACGCTCGGCAGCACCATCGGCGACCACGGCGTTCCCGGCGTGCACGAGCACGCCTTCCACGTCGCCGGACGGCCGGCGGCGGTGCGCCTGCGCCAGCGCCTGGACGAACTTGGCGAGGACGGGACGGTCCTGGTCGTCGGTGGCAACCTCACCGGGATCGAGGCCGCCACCGAGATCGCCGAATCCCGGCCCGGGCTGCGGGTCACCCTCGCCACCAGCGGCGAGCTGGGCGGTTGGCTGGGCGCGAAGGCCCGCCGTCACCTGTGGCGCGCCTTCGACCGGCTCGGCGTCGCCGTCCACGAGCACACCACCATCGAACGCGTCGAACGGACCGGCGCCATCGCCGCCGACGGCACCACCTTCGCCTGCGACGCGACCGTCTGGGCGGCCGGCTTCGCCGCGTACCCCGTCGCCGCCGCCAGCGGACTCGCCGTCGAGGACGACGGCCGGATCACCGTCGACCGGATGATGCGGTCCGTCTCGCACCCGGAGGTCTACGCCGCCGGTGACAGCGGCTACATCCTCGGCGACAACGGTCGGCCGTTGCCGATGTCCTGCGCCTCGGCGGGCTTCACCAGGATGCAGGCGACGGCCGCGATCATCGGGGATCTCACCGGTCACAGGATCGCGAAGTCCTCGTTGTCATACCTCGGCAACTGCATCAGCCTCGGCGCGAAGGACGCGATCTTCCAGGTGGTCGACGGCGACGCGCGGTCGAGGTCCTGGTCGCTGCGCGGCCGGCCGGCCGCCATCCTCAAGGCGTTCGTGCTCAGCGGCGTCATCTGGGGTACGAGCAACCCGACCTACGGACTGCCGGCTCGCAGGCGCCGCCTGGCGACCGTGCCCCACCGCTCTGTTCAGACGGCGGTGGCCGACTAG